In Rhodomicrobium lacus, the following proteins share a genomic window:
- the livM gene encoding high-affinity branched-chain amino acid ABC transporter permease LivM: protein MKDGRTFASLVPSALPVLKIAGAVGVTFGLALYGIPGFRTSLVAGAGSGHPALGAVTDLITFACESTFLVVAAMAIVRAARLLIGQTPEEAVGQGILRRLTADFGREFPIALLLIALALPMLTVGPSQRYAIDTATQILIYVMLGWGLNIVVGLAGLLDLGYVAFYAVGAYTYALISTQFGWSFWVCLPLAGFFAALWGITLGFPVLRLRGDYLAIVTMAFGEIIRIVLLNWQSLTGGPNGINKIPKLTFFGLPFERTGESTFANVFGLKFDPLHRMVFLYYVILALALFTNFITLRLRRLPIGRAWEALREDEIACRSVGINTVTTKLTAFAIGAMFGGFAGSFFAARQGFISPESFTFMESALVLAIVVLGGLGSQLGVVIAAVILIGSAERFRDLEDYRMLIFGLSMVLVMIWRPRGLMSGRTPSAFLNARKNISGSFVKEGRG, encoded by the coding sequence ATGAAAGACGGACGCACCTTTGCCTCGCTTGTCCCATCGGCCTTGCCGGTCCTGAAGATCGCGGGTGCGGTTGGCGTCACGTTCGGGCTCGCGCTTTACGGCATTCCCGGCTTCCGCACTTCGCTGGTGGCGGGGGCGGGATCTGGCCACCCGGCGCTTGGGGCTGTGACCGACCTCATCACTTTCGCATGCGAAAGCACGTTCCTCGTCGTTGCCGCCATGGCCATTGTGCGGGCGGCTCGCCTCCTTATCGGGCAGACGCCGGAAGAGGCGGTCGGACAGGGCATCCTGAGGCGCCTTACGGCCGATTTCGGGCGCGAGTTTCCCATTGCGCTGCTTCTGATCGCGCTCGCTCTTCCGATGCTGACGGTGGGGCCGTCGCAGCGCTACGCCATCGACACGGCGACGCAGATCCTCATTTACGTGATGCTTGGCTGGGGGCTGAACATCGTCGTCGGCCTCGCGGGGCTCCTCGACCTCGGCTATGTCGCTTTTTACGCGGTCGGCGCTTACACCTATGCGCTCATCTCCACGCAATTCGGCTGGTCGTTCTGGGTCTGCCTGCCGCTCGCGGGCTTCTTCGCGGCCTTGTGGGGCATCACGCTCGGCTTCCCGGTGCTGCGACTGCGCGGAGACTACCTCGCCATCGTGACGATGGCCTTCGGCGAGATCATCCGCATCGTTCTTCTGAACTGGCAGAGCCTGACGGGCGGCCCGAACGGCATCAACAAGATCCCGAAGCTCACTTTCTTCGGCCTGCCCTTCGAGCGCACCGGCGAAAGCACCTTCGCGAACGTGTTCGGCCTGAAGTTCGACCCGCTCCACCGCATGGTGTTCCTCTATTACGTCATCCTCGCGCTCGCGCTCTTCACCAACTTCATAACCTTGCGCCTGCGTCGCCTGCCCATCGGCCGCGCCTGGGAAGCGCTGCGCGAGGACGAGATCGCCTGCCGGTCTGTCGGCATCAACACGGTCACGACCAAACTGACCGCGTTCGCCATCGGCGCAATGTTCGGCGGCTTCGCGGGCTCGTTCTTCGCCGCGCGGCAAGGCTTCATCAGCCCCGAGTCGTTCACCTTCATGGAATCGGCGCTGGTGCTCGCCATCGTGGTGCTGGGCGGCCTCGGCTCGCAACTCGGCGTCGTGATCGCGGCCGTGATCCTCATCGGCAGCGCGGAGCGCTTCCGCGACCTGGAGGACTACCGCATGCTCATTTTCGGGCTTTCCATGGTGCTCGTCATGATCTGGCGTCCGCGAGGGCTCATGTCCGGACGCACGCCCTCCGCCTTTCTCAACGCGAGGAAGAACATATCTGGCAGCTTCGTCAAGGAAGGGCGCGGCTGA
- a CDS encoding ABC transporter ATP-binding protein — protein MADGASDAIRDDLLRVENLTMRFGGLLAVDKLSFTARRGDITAIIGPNGAGKTTFFNCITGFYKPTEGRIALAHGSEAAFEALPAATFRGKQWLKADGAGAVFLLERMPGFEIARLARVARTFQNIRLFAGMTLLENLLVAQHTVLNAASGYTIGGLLGLSSFRRAEAEAIDKAAYWLREIGLIDRADDPAGDLPYGAQRRLEIARAMCTDPVLLCLDEPAAGLNPRESHELNALLLKIREEHALSILLIEHDMGVVMQISDRIAVLDYGRKIAEGTPEEIRADPRVIAAYLGVPDDEVADIGVEVEP, from the coding sequence ATGGCAGACGGCGCAAGCGACGCAATCCGCGACGACCTCCTGCGTGTGGAGAACCTCACCATGCGCTTCGGCGGGCTTCTCGCCGTAGACAAGCTGTCCTTCACCGCGCGGCGCGGCGACATCACCGCCATCATCGGCCCGAACGGGGCGGGCAAGACGACCTTCTTCAACTGCATTACCGGCTTCTACAAGCCGACGGAGGGGCGCATCGCGCTTGCCCATGGTTCGGAAGCCGCGTTCGAGGCGCTGCCAGCGGCGACGTTCCGGGGCAAGCAATGGTTGAAGGCGGACGGCGCCGGGGCGGTGTTCCTTCTCGAACGCATGCCGGGCTTCGAAATCGCGCGGCTCGCCCGCGTGGCGCGCACATTCCAGAACATCCGGCTGTTTGCGGGCATGACGCTTCTCGAAAACCTGCTCGTCGCGCAGCATACCGTGCTGAACGCGGCCTCCGGCTACACCATCGGGGGGCTGCTCGGGCTGTCGAGCTTCAGGCGCGCGGAAGCCGAAGCCATCGACAAGGCGGCGTACTGGCTCCGCGAAATCGGCCTCATCGACCGCGCCGACGACCCGGCGGGCGACCTTCCCTATGGCGCGCAACGGCGGCTTGAAATCGCGCGGGCCATGTGCACCGATCCCGTGCTGCTCTGCCTTGACGAACCGGCCGCCGGGCTCAATCCGCGCGAAAGCCACGAGCTTAACGCGCTCCTCCTCAAGATCCGCGAGGAGCACGCGCTGTCCATCCTCCTCATCGAGCACGACATGGGCGTGGTCATGCAGATTTCCGACCGCATAGCCGTGCTCGACTACGGCAGGAAGATCGCCGAAGGCACCCCCGAGGAGATCCGCGCCGATCCGCGCGTGATCGCGGCCTATCTCGGCGTTCCCGACGATGAAGTGGCCGACATTGGCGTGGAGGTTGAACCATGA
- a CDS encoding ABC transporter ATP-binding protein, whose amino-acid sequence MKPLLAVRGVETYYGAIRALKGVDIDVFEGEIVTMIGSNGAGKTTLMNTICGDPRARSGRIVFDGRDITAMPTHEIMRLSIAQSPEGRRIFPRMTVYENLLMGALLGPNDDASIKGDLATVFSLFPVLERRQGQRGGTLSGGEQQMLAIGRALMGRPKLLLLDEPSLGLAPLIVKQIFSVIRDLNRRQGLTVFLVEQNAFHALKLAHRGYVMVNGQITMAGPASELLARDDIKAAYLEGGVHA is encoded by the coding sequence ATGAAGCCGCTTCTCGCCGTGCGCGGCGTCGAAACCTATTACGGTGCGATCCGGGCGCTGAAGGGCGTCGACATCGACGTTTTCGAGGGCGAGATCGTGACGATGATCGGCTCGAACGGCGCGGGCAAGACCACGCTCATGAACACGATCTGCGGCGATCCGCGCGCGCGCTCCGGCCGCATCGTGTTCGACGGCCGCGACATCACGGCCATGCCGACGCATGAAATCATGCGGCTGTCGATCGCGCAGTCGCCGGAGGGCCGCCGCATCTTCCCGCGCATGACGGTTTACGAGAACCTGCTCATGGGTGCCCTGCTCGGCCCCAACGACGACGCCTCGATAAAGGGAGATCTCGCAACCGTCTTCAGCCTGTTTCCCGTCCTCGAACGCAGGCAAGGGCAGCGAGGCGGTACGCTCTCGGGCGGCGAGCAGCAGATGCTCGCCATCGGCCGGGCGCTTATGGGGCGGCCAAAGCTTTTGCTTCTCGACGAACCGTCGCTCGGTCTCGCGCCGCTCATCGTCAAACAGATTTTTTCAGTGATCCGCGATCTGAACCGCAGGCAGGGTCTTACCGTCTTCCTCGTCGAGCAGAACGCTTTTCACGCGCTGAAGCTCGCCCATCGCGGTTATGTGATGGTCAACGGTCAGATTACGATGGCGGGGCCGGCGTCCGAGCTTCTCGCTCGCGACGACATCAAGGCGGCCTATCTCGAAGGAGGCGTTCATGCCTGA
- a CDS encoding DUF6867 family protein has translation MGVIWETSFWAFLFVTVFAGGGAAYMIGRAAARGWNPIWQAGLQVMLLTAAVRFLHWGLFAGATLESWRQSQGSLLSLHYYLVDAIVLLVFAAIGFSRQRTVQMLRQYGWLAVETSPLTWRPLHDAKSPPQSRRD, from the coding sequence ATGGGCGTGATCTGGGAAACCTCGTTCTGGGCCTTCCTGTTCGTCACCGTGTTTGCCGGAGGCGGCGCGGCCTACATGATCGGGCGAGCGGCGGCGCGCGGGTGGAACCCTATCTGGCAGGCGGGCCTTCAGGTGATGCTGCTGACGGCGGCGGTGCGCTTTCTGCACTGGGGACTGTTTGCGGGTGCGACGCTTGAAAGCTGGCGCCAGTCTCAGGGCTCGCTACTATCGCTCCATTACTATCTCGTCGATGCAATCGTGCTGCTCGTTTTCGCGGCAATCGGGTTTTCCCGGCAACGCACAGTGCAAATGCTTCGGCAGTATGGCTGGCTCGCTGTGGAAACGAGCCCGCTGACGTGGCGGCCATTGCACGACGCCAAGAGCCCGCCGCAATCCCGTCGAGACTGA
- a CDS encoding branched-chain amino acid ABC transporter substrate-binding protein, whose amino-acid sequence MRKILAGLALLGLGAAAAPAWADDISIAIAGPLTGKEATFGAQFKAGAEAAVADINAKGGVLGKQLKLQFGDDQCDPKQARAVAEQLASSGVVFVAGHFCSSSSIPASSVYNEQGVVQISPGSTNPKLTDERPGDFTYRICGRDDQQGGVAGAYLAKEFADKKIAILHDKTAYGQGLADETKKALNAAGKQEVFYEAITPGEKDYTAIVTKLKQNGIDVVYLGGYHTEAGLIIRQARGQNLKTILVGGDALVSTELGSIAGDDVEGTLMTFSPDPRKNPAAKEVVDALEKKGVNPEGYVVYTYAAVQTWAQAAEKAGTTEGEKVVAALKDLEFDTALGKFKFDAKGDPNLPSYVFYRWGKKGYEQIQ is encoded by the coding sequence ATGCGCAAAATTCTGGCAGGTCTGGCCCTTCTCGGTCTTGGGGCCGCAGCCGCCCCGGCTTGGGCGGACGACATCTCCATCGCCATCGCAGGTCCGCTCACCGGCAAGGAAGCGACCTTCGGCGCCCAGTTCAAGGCGGGCGCGGAGGCAGCCGTCGCCGACATCAATGCAAAGGGCGGCGTGCTCGGCAAGCAGCTCAAGCTTCAGTTCGGCGACGACCAGTGCGACCCGAAGCAGGCGCGCGCGGTCGCCGAGCAACTGGCTTCCTCCGGGGTGGTCTTCGTCGCGGGGCACTTCTGTTCGAGTTCCTCGATCCCTGCTTCGAGCGTCTACAACGAACAGGGCGTCGTTCAGATCTCGCCCGGTTCCACCAACCCGAAGCTGACGGACGAGCGTCCGGGCGACTTCACCTATCGCATCTGCGGACGTGACGATCAGCAAGGCGGCGTCGCGGGTGCTTATCTCGCGAAGGAATTCGCCGACAAGAAGATTGCGATCCTGCACGACAAGACGGCTTACGGCCAGGGCCTCGCCGACGAGACCAAGAAGGCGCTGAACGCTGCGGGCAAGCAGGAAGTCTTCTACGAGGCGATCACGCCCGGCGAAAAGGACTACACGGCCATCGTCACCAAGCTGAAGCAGAACGGCATCGATGTCGTCTATCTGGGCGGCTACCACACCGAAGCCGGTCTCATCATCCGCCAGGCGCGCGGGCAAAACCTGAAGACGATCCTCGTCGGCGGCGATGCGCTCGTCTCGACGGAACTCGGCTCGATCGCGGGCGACGATGTGGAAGGCACGCTCATGACCTTCTCCCCCGATCCGCGCAAGAACCCGGCCGCGAAAGAGGTCGTCGACGCGCTCGAAAAGAAGGGCGTCAACCCGGAAGGCTATGTCGTCTACACCTACGCCGCGGTCCAGACCTGGGCGCAGGCCGCCGAGAAAGCGGGTACGACGGAAGGCGAGAAGGTCGTGGCCGCGCTGAAGGATCTGGAGTTCGACACCGCGCTCGGCAAGTTCAAGTTCGACGCGAAGGGCGATCCGAACCTTCCGTCCTATGTGTTCTATCGCTGGGGCAAGAAGGGCTACGAGCAGATCCAGTAA
- the mfd gene encoding transcription-repair coupling factor — MAGETETLDKKAAGKPTALDRLAGGDGAILASGVPEGHDAFLIAAIARRLPTDTAYQQVVLHIARDDHRLAALKSQLEFFAPGADVLSFPAWDCVPYDRVSPDSDIEARRIATLARLAHAKGGKPAIIVLTTVNAALQRVPPLAAMKKSAARLTAGGRISMEQVVARLEGSGFMRTGTVMEPGEYAVRGGILDLYVPGHARPARLDFFGDTLETIRTFDPVTQRTQATRDGVTLLPISEIPSGDAAVKQFRQRYVELFGPSKGDDALYEAVSAGTRYPGVEHWLPLFYDGMDTLFDYLPNAVATLDHLADEAALRRLETIADHYEARREGLEQRSFGAPPYKPLKPDALYLTSEEWTAKLGEHKVRRFEPFPQPDARAVVQIDFRGKQGRSFALERAESSDKLIPAVAEHIRTMQSLGKRAVVACWTNGARERLGNMLSSHVSRIEKVANIAEVRKAEKSAVSFALLGLESGYETPDLAIIAEQDILGDRLIRRRKAKKASDVLVEASSLTPGDLMVHADHGIGRFIGLKTIDAAGAPHDCVELEYAGGDKLFLPIENMELLTRYGSDEGDGQLDKLGGASWQGRKARLKKRIREMAEELIKVAALREMKPAPVLQVSDGAYNEFVTRFPYEETDDQLASIEAVADDLAKGRPMDRLVCGDVGFGKTEVALRAAFIAVMEGKQVAVVVPTTLLARQHYQTFVNRFQGFPVKIAQASRLVTPKEMALTREGLKAGQIDIVVGTHALLAKSIAFKDLGLLIVDEEQHFGVAHKERLKNLREEVHVLTLTATPIPRTLQLALTGVREMSVIATPPVDRLAVRTFITPFDPVTLREALLRERYRGGQCFYVVPRISDLDDVAAFLREHVPEIRFRQAHGQMAPTQLEDIMSAFYDREFDVLLSTTIVESGLDIPNANTLIVHRADMFGLAALYQLRGRVGRSKTRAYAMFTIPPNGKITPQAEKRLKVLHSLDSLGAGFTLASHDLDLRGAGNLLGEEQSGHIKEVGYELYQSMLEEAVAALKANGGEEREEEEQWSPTINVGLPVLLPEAYVPDLQVRLGLYRRLSGLHESADLENFAAELADRFGPPPDEVKHLLTVVQIKNYCRKAGIAQVDAGPKGAVITFRNKKFANPQGLVKFMYEHGAQVKLQIDQKLVYKEEWDDGVERLRGARALVRELAAIAKGEAEGASGVAAGEGKAIHEMRLALPKKPATPPPAKHQQRPGAGAAQFRHAAAGKGVPPKPPSKGGKPRYN; from the coding sequence ATGGCAGGCGAAACCGAAACATTGGACAAGAAGGCGGCGGGAAAGCCCACCGCGCTCGACAGGCTTGCGGGCGGAGACGGCGCTATCCTCGCCTCCGGCGTGCCCGAGGGCCACGACGCGTTTCTGATCGCGGCCATAGCGCGGCGCCTCCCCACCGACACGGCGTACCAGCAAGTGGTGCTGCACATCGCGCGCGACGACCACCGTCTTGCCGCGCTCAAGAGCCAGCTCGAATTCTTTGCCCCCGGCGCGGACGTCCTCTCGTTTCCGGCGTGGGACTGCGTGCCTTACGACCGCGTTTCGCCCGACAGCGACATCGAAGCCCGACGCATCGCTACGCTCGCAAGGCTCGCCCATGCGAAGGGCGGCAAGCCCGCGATCATCGTGCTGACAACGGTGAATGCCGCTCTTCAGCGCGTGCCGCCGCTCGCCGCGATGAAAAAGTCGGCGGCGCGGCTCACCGCTGGCGGCCGCATCTCCATGGAACAGGTGGTCGCGCGGCTCGAAGGATCGGGCTTCATGCGCACCGGCACCGTGATGGAGCCCGGTGAATACGCCGTGCGCGGCGGTATCCTCGATCTCTACGTGCCGGGGCATGCGCGGCCCGCGCGCCTCGACTTCTTCGGCGATACGCTGGAAACGATCCGCACCTTCGATCCCGTCACGCAACGCACGCAGGCCACGCGCGATGGCGTCACGCTGCTTCCGATCAGCGAAATCCCGTCGGGCGACGCCGCCGTCAAGCAATTTCGTCAGCGGTACGTCGAGCTGTTCGGGCCGAGCAAGGGCGACGACGCGCTTTACGAGGCGGTGTCTGCGGGGACGCGTTACCCCGGCGTCGAGCACTGGCTGCCGCTGTTTTACGACGGCATGGACACGCTGTTCGATTACCTGCCGAACGCGGTCGCAACGCTCGATCATCTGGCGGACGAGGCGGCGCTGCGCCGCCTCGAAACCATCGCCGATCATTATGAAGCACGCCGCGAGGGGCTCGAACAGCGCTCCTTCGGCGCGCCGCCCTACAAGCCGCTCAAGCCCGACGCGCTCTACCTCACATCGGAGGAATGGACAGCGAAGCTTGGCGAGCACAAGGTGCGCCGCTTCGAACCCTTCCCGCAGCCGGACGCCAGGGCGGTCGTGCAGATCGACTTCAGGGGCAAGCAGGGGCGCAGCTTCGCGCTCGAACGCGCTGAAAGCTCCGACAAGCTCATTCCGGCCGTCGCCGAGCATATCCGCACGATGCAGAGCCTCGGCAAGCGCGCGGTCGTCGCCTGCTGGACGAACGGCGCGCGCGAACGCCTCGGCAACATGCTCTCGTCGCACGTCTCGCGTATCGAAAAGGTTGCGAACATCGCGGAGGTGCGGAAGGCCGAGAAGAGCGCGGTCAGCTTCGCGCTGCTCGGCCTCGAGTCGGGCTACGAGACGCCCGACCTCGCGATCATCGCCGAACAGGATATCCTAGGCGACCGCCTCATCCGTCGCCGCAAGGCGAAGAAGGCGAGCGATGTGCTCGTCGAGGCGTCGAGCCTCACGCCGGGCGACCTCATGGTGCATGCCGATCACGGCATAGGGCGGTTCATCGGGCTGAAGACCATCGACGCGGCAGGCGCCCCGCACGATTGCGTCGAACTCGAATATGCGGGCGGCGACAAGCTGTTCCTGCCCATCGAGAATATGGAACTGCTTACGCGCTACGGCTCGGACGAGGGCGACGGCCAACTCGACAAGCTCGGCGGCGCGTCGTGGCAGGGCCGGAAAGCGCGGCTCAAGAAGCGCATCCGCGAGATGGCGGAAGAACTCATCAAGGTCGCGGCTCTGCGCGAAATGAAGCCCGCGCCGGTGCTTCAGGTTTCGGACGGCGCCTATAATGAATTCGTCACCCGCTTCCCTTACGAGGAGACCGACGATCAGCTCGCCAGCATCGAAGCGGTGGCGGACGATCTCGCAAAGGGCCGCCCGATGGATCGCCTCGTGTGCGGCGATGTCGGCTTCGGCAAGACCGAAGTCGCGCTCCGCGCGGCCTTCATCGCGGTGATGGAGGGCAAGCAGGTGGCGGTCGTCGTGCCGACGACGCTGCTCGCGCGCCAGCATTACCAGACCTTCGTCAATCGCTTCCAGGGCTTCCCCGTCAAGATCGCGCAGGCTTCGAGGCTCGTGACGCCGAAGGAGATGGCGCTGACGAGAGAAGGGCTGAAGGCCGGGCAGATCGATATCGTGGTCGGCACGCATGCGCTCCTCGCCAAATCCATAGCCTTCAAGGATCTGGGCCTCCTCATCGTCGACGAGGAGCAGCATTTCGGCGTGGCGCACAAGGAACGGCTGAAGAACCTGCGCGAGGAGGTGCACGTGCTGACGCTCACGGCGACGCCGATCCCGCGCACGCTGCAACTCGCGCTGACGGGCGTGCGCGAAATGTCGGTGATCGCGACGCCGCCGGTGGATCGCCTCGCTGTGCGCACCTTCATCACGCCGTTCGATCCCGTCACGCTGCGCGAGGCGCTGCTTCGCGAGCGTTATCGTGGCGGCCAGTGCTTCTATGTGGTGCCGCGCATTTCCGATCTCGACGATGTGGCGGCGTTCCTGCGCGAACACGTGCCGGAAATCCGCTTCCGCCAGGCGCACGGTCAGATGGCGCCGACCCAGCTCGAAGACATCATGTCGGCCTTCTACGACAGGGAATTCGACGTGCTGCTGTCCACGACCATCGTGGAATCGGGCCTCGATATTCCGAACGCGAACACGCTGATCGTGCATCGCGCGGACATGTTCGGCCTCGCCGCGCTCTATCAGCTTCGCGGGCGTGTCGGCCGCTCGAAGACGCGCGCCTATGCCATGTTCACCATCCCGCCGAACGGCAAGATCACGCCACAGGCCGAAAAGCGGCTCAAGGTGCTGCACTCGCTCGACAGCCTCGGCGCCGGTTTCACGCTGGCGAGCCACGACCTCGACCTTCGCGGCGCGGGCAACCTGCTCGGCGAGGAGCAGTCCGGCCACATAAAGGAAGTCGGCTACGAGCTTTATCAGTCGATGCTGGAAGAGGCGGTCGCAGCGCTCAAGGCCAACGGCGGCGAGGAGCGCGAGGAAGAGGAACAATGGTCGCCGACGATCAATGTCGGTCTGCCCGTGTTGCTGCCGGAAGCCTACGTGCCCGATCTACAGGTGCGGCTCGGCCTTTATCGCCGGCTCTCGGGGTTGCATGAGAGCGCCGACCTCGAAAATTTCGCGGCAGAGCTGGCAGACCGTTTCGGGCCGCCACCCGATGAAGTGAAGCACCTCCTCACCGTGGTTCAGATCAAGAATTATTGCCGCAAGGCGGGCATCGCGCAGGTCGACGCCGGACCGAAAGGCGCGGTGATCACCTTCCGCAACAAGAAATTCGCGAACCCGCAAGGTCTTGTGAAGTTCATGTACGAGCACGGCGCGCAGGTAAAACTGCAGATCGATCAGAAGCTCGTGTACAAGGAGGAGTGGGACGACGGCGTGGAACGGCTGCGCGGTGCGCGGGCGCTCGTGCGCGAGCTTGCGGCCATCGCGAAGGGCGAGGCGGAAGGCGCATCGGGAGTGGCGGCAGGCGAGGGCAAAGCCATTCACGAGATGCGCCTCGCGCTGCCGAAAAAGCCCGCGACGCCGCCGCCTGCGAAGCATCAGCAAAGACCCGGCGCGGGCGCCGCACAGTTCCGGCACGCCGCAGCGGGGAAGGGCGTGCCGCCGAAGCCTCCGTCGAAGGGTGGCAAGCCCCGCTATAATTAG
- a CDS encoding succinate dehydrogenase assembly factor 2 — MDGLELRRKRAVYRALHRGTKELDLILGRYAEARVPVMDETQLTSFETVLAAQDPDVDLWIRKGEAPGDLAAIVSEIRSFYRL, encoded by the coding sequence ATGGACGGGCTTGAGCTGAGGCGCAAGCGCGCGGTGTACCGTGCGCTTCATCGCGGCACGAAGGAACTGGATCTCATTCTCGGGCGCTATGCCGAGGCGCGCGTGCCCGTCATGGACGAGACGCAGCTTACGTCCTTCGAAACGGTGCTCGCGGCGCAAGACCCGGATGTCGACCTCTGGATCAGGAAGGGCGAAGCGCCGGGCGACCTCGCGGCCATCGTGTCCGAAATCCGCAGCTTCTACAGACTATGA
- the recG gene encoding ATP-dependent DNA helicase RecG yields the protein MVVPDKERPATGAGLNALHAPLTSLKGLGPRGAELLTKLLAKPLTPPRVIDLLWHLPTGTLDRRLTPSVSEALSGSIVTLVVTPVKLSAPPRSAPRAPLRIVCEDESGALDIVYFHGDRAGIKRLLPVGEPRLVSGRVERHGARLQMTHPDYVLAPEERHRLPAIEPVYPLTFGLTQKFLYRVIGEALAKVPDFPEWHDTALVEAEGWPTFREALVTLHRPRSHADLALWHKARERLAHDEVSSAQLAIALVRRSHRQLAGRSFVGDGSLAAKMRGQLPFALTRSQETALAEIKADMASSRRMLRLLQGDVGAGKTVVAALAMANAVEAGAQVALMAPTDVLARQHLETLTPLCAAAGIPLGYLSGREQGRARGRLLGKLASGEIRAICGTHALFQPDVVFRDFGLAIVDEQHRFGVAQRLALQEKARAGDADILVMTATPIPRTLQLSLHGDLDVSQITEKPAGRKPVITRTVPQERLDDVIEGLNRALGEGAQVYWVCPAVESETARDMTAVTERAAHLRQVFGERVGLVHGKLSGAEKDAAIAAFAARETSILVATTVIEVGVNVPNATVMIIENAEMFGLAQLHQLRGRVGRGAAQSSCILLYKGPLSETAKSRLDILRQVDDGFVIAEEDLRLRGGGEVLGAKQSGDPGFRIAGWPDAAPLIERAATAVRYLLGRDPFLKSEQGLAARTCLALFERDEAMRLLQAG from the coding sequence ATGGTTGTCCCGGACAAAGAACGCCCCGCAACAGGAGCCGGCTTGAACGCGCTTCATGCGCCGCTGACGAGCCTCAAGGGGCTCGGCCCGCGCGGCGCGGAGCTTCTCACGAAGCTCCTCGCAAAGCCGCTGACGCCACCGCGCGTGATCGATCTCCTCTGGCATCTGCCGACGGGCACGCTCGACCGCAGGCTCACGCCATCGGTCAGCGAAGCGCTCTCCGGCAGCATCGTCACGCTCGTGGTTACGCCGGTGAAGCTCAGCGCGCCGCCGCGTTCTGCCCCTCGCGCGCCGTTGCGCATCGTTTGCGAGGATGAAAGCGGAGCGCTCGACATCGTCTATTTCCACGGCGACCGCGCGGGGATCAAACGGCTGTTGCCGGTCGGCGAACCGCGCCTCGTCTCGGGCCGCGTCGAGCGCCACGGCGCGCGCCTGCAAATGACGCACCCGGATTATGTCCTCGCGCCGGAGGAGCGCCATCGCCTGCCCGCCATCGAGCCCGTCTACCCGCTGACGTTCGGCCTTACACAAAAATTTCTCTACCGCGTCATCGGCGAAGCGCTGGCGAAAGTGCCGGATTTCCCCGAATGGCACGATACGGCGCTCGTCGAAGCGGAAGGGTGGCCGACCTTCCGCGAGGCGCTCGTGACGTTGCACCGCCCCCGGAGTCATGCAGACCTCGCGCTATGGCACAAGGCGCGCGAGCGGCTCGCCCATGATGAAGTGTCGAGCGCTCAGCTCGCCATCGCGCTGGTGCGCCGAAGCCACCGCCAGCTTGCCGGACGCTCGTTTGTCGGCGACGGCAGCCTCGCCGCGAAGATGCGCGGCCAGTTGCCCTTTGCGCTGACGCGGTCGCAGGAAACCGCGCTCGCCGAAATCAAGGCGGACATGGCCTCGTCGCGGCGCATGCTGCGGCTCCTTCAAGGCGATGTCGGCGCGGGCAAGACGGTCGTCGCGGCGCTTGCCATGGCGAACGCGGTGGAAGCGGGCGCGCAGGTCGCGCTGATGGCGCCGACGGACGTTCTCGCCCGCCAGCACCTCGAAACGCTGACGCCCTTGTGTGCGGCGGCCGGCATCCCGCTCGGCTATCTCTCGGGGCGAGAACAGGGCCGCGCGCGCGGGCGGCTTCTCGGCAAGCTCGCGAGCGGTGAAATCCGCGCGATCTGCGGCACCCATGCGCTGTTTCAGCCCGATGTGGTATTCCGCGATTTCGGCCTCGCCATCGTGGACGAGCAGCACCGCTTCGGCGTGGCGCAACGCCTCGCCTTGCAGGAGAAGGCCCGCGCGGGCGACGCCGACATCCTTGTGATGACAGCGACGCCGATCCCGCGTACCCTGCAACTGTCGCTGCATGGGGATCTCGACGTGTCGCAGATCACCGAAAAGCCCGCTGGCCGCAAGCCTGTCATCACCCGCACCGTGCCGCAGGAGCGACTGGATGATGTCATCGAGGGCCTTAATCGTGCGCTCGGCGAGGGCGCGCAGGTCTACTGGGTGTGCCCCGCCGTCGAAAGCGAGACCGCGCGCGACATGACCGCCGTGACCGAGCGCGCCGCCCATCTGCGCCAGGTCTTCGGCGAGCGCGTCGGCCTCGTGCATGGCAAGCTGTCAGGCGCCGAGAAGGACGCGGCGATTGCCGCTTTCGCCGCGCGCGAAACCTCGATCCTCGTCGCAACCACCGTGATCGAGGTTGGCGTGAACGTGCCGAACGCGACCGTGATGATCATCGAGAACGCGGAGATGTTCGGCCTCGCGCAACTCCACCAGCTTCGCGGGCGCGTGGGGCGGGGCGCGGCGCAGTCGTCCTGCATCCTGCTCTACAAGGGGCCGCTGTCCGAGACGGCGAAATCGCGCCTCGATATCCTGCGGCAGGTGGACGACGGCTTCGTCATCGCGGAGGAAGATTTGCGGCTTCGCGGCGGCGGCGAGGTACTGGGCGCGAAGCAGAGCGGCGATCCCGGCTTCCGTATCGCGGGCTGGCCCGACGCCGCGCCGCTGATCGAGCGCGCGGCGACCGCCGTTCGCTATCTCCTGGGCCGCGATCCGTTCCTGAAGTCAGAACAGGGGCTTGCCGCGCGCACCTGCCTCGCGCTGTTCGAGCGCGACGAGGCGATGCGGCTGTTGCAGGCGGGATAG